In Tepidimonas taiwanensis, the following are encoded in one genomic region:
- a CDS encoding ArsR/SmtB family transcription factor translates to MEETTAVRALAALAQPVRLRAFRALVVAGADGLTAGALAEALAVAPSALSFHLKELLHAQLVTQQRQGRHLIYRAAFHTMEALLAYLTENCCAGTSCQPAAVAAAGCGGR, encoded by the coding sequence ATGGAAGAAACGACAGCCGTTCGAGCCCTGGCCGCGCTCGCGCAGCCGGTGCGGCTGCGGGCGTTTCGCGCGCTGGTGGTGGCCGGCGCGGACGGCCTGACGGCTGGGGCGCTCGCAGAGGCGCTGGCGGTCGCGCCCAGTGCGCTTTCCTTCCATCTGAAGGAGCTGCTGCACGCGCAGCTGGTGACGCAGCAGCGGCAGGGGCGGCATCTGATTTACCGGGCGGCGTTCCACACGATGGAGGCGCTGCTCGCCTATCTGACCGAGAACTGTTGCGCGGGGACATCGTGTCAACCCGCCGCGGTGGCCGCTGCGGGGTGCGGCGGCCGTTGA
- a CDS encoding ArsI/CadI family heavy metal resistance metalloenzyme has translation MKRFHVHVHVRDLAQSIAFYSRLFGAEPTRVEADYAKWMLEDPRLNFAISTRGAAPGVDHLGFQVDDAAELGELKRRAQAADMALLDEGATTCCYARSEKHWVTDPQGIAWEHFHTLADIPVFREGGADAGACCAPASGAAVSTTRVGTAESASCAPAPATEASCCAPGVASASGGPAAAEPRAAGCCATAVAATATRCCG, from the coding sequence ATGAAACGATTCCACGTTCACGTCCATGTGCGCGACCTCGCGCAGAGCATCGCCTTTTATTCCCGCCTGTTCGGTGCCGAGCCGACGCGCGTCGAAGCCGACTACGCGAAATGGATGCTCGAGGATCCGCGGCTGAACTTTGCCATCTCGACCCGCGGCGCCGCACCGGGCGTCGATCACCTGGGTTTTCAGGTGGACGACGCGGCCGAGCTGGGCGAACTCAAACGCCGCGCGCAGGCGGCGGACATGGCGCTGCTCGACGAGGGCGCGACGACGTGCTGTTACGCGCGCAGCGAGAAACACTGGGTGACGGACCCGCAGGGCATCGCGTGGGAGCATTTCCACACGCTCGCCGATATCCCGGTCTTTCGCGAGGGTGGCGCGGACGCGGGGGCGTGCTGCGCCCCGGCGTCCGGGGCTGCGGTGAGCACGACACGGGTGGGGACGGCGGAATCCGCGAGCTGTGCGCCTGCGCCGGCGACCGAGGCGTCATGCTGCGCGCCCGGGGTGGCGAGCGCGTCGGGCGGCCCCGCAGCGGCCGAGCCGCGG